The Mauremys mutica isolate MM-2020 ecotype Southern chromosome 1, ASM2049712v1, whole genome shotgun sequence genome has a segment encoding these proteins:
- the NAPEPLD gene encoding N-acyl-phosphatidylethanolamine-hydrolyzing phospholipase D isoform X2: MSSMSCHSSSSKDMDEKADEEQPSTACNQYPKEAVRKRQNSSRGSRGSDSSRTSRKSFRLDYRLEEDVTKSKRDKDGKFVNPWPTWKSPSLPNILKWALVEKNNSNIPSSKQELDKELPVLNPYFIPNPELVGKTGNGMRVTWLGHASVMVEMDGLVILTDPIFSQRASPAQFVGPKRFRGPPCTVDQLPKIDAVMISHTHYDHLDYNTVESLNKRFGTELRWFVPLGLLEWMQKCGCENVIELDWWEENCVPGHDAVTFVFTPSQHWCKRTATDDNKILWGSWSVLGPWNRFFFAGDTGYCVAFKEIGKRFGPFDLAAIPIGAYEPRWFMKYQHVNPEEAVRIHIDVQSKKSVAIHWGTFALANEYYLDPPVKLNEALERYGLKPEDFFVLHHGESRDLNINDDGFE; the protein is encoded by the exons ATGTCATCTATGTCATGTCACAG ttctTCATCAAAAGACATGGATGAGAAGGCAGATGAAGAGCAACCTTCAACTGCATGTAACCAGTACCCTAAGGAGGCAGTAAGGAAACGACAAAATTCAAGTCGAGGTTCCAGAGGTAGTGACTCCTCCAGGACGTCCAGAAAAAGCTTCAGATTGGATTACCGATTAGAGGAAGATGTAACTAAATCAAAGAGAGATAAAGATGGAAAGTTTGTCAACCCTTGGCCAACATGGAAATCTCCATCCTTGCCAAATATTTTGAAATGGGCCCTTGTGGAAAAAAATAACAGCAACATCCCATCTTCAAAACAG GAACTTGATAAAGAGCTTCCTGTGTTAAACCCTTACTTCATTCCAAACCCTGAACTAGTTGGCAAGACTGGAAATGGCATGCGAGTCACATGGTTAGGACATGCCTCAGTTATGGTGGAAATGGATGGACTTGTAATTCTTACTGACCCCATCTTCAGCCAGCGGGCTTCCCCAGCACAGTTTGTGGGTCCAAAACGTTTCCGAGGACCTCCATGCACAGTAGATCAGCTCCCAAAAATAGATGCAGTAATGATCAGCCACACCCACTATGACCATTTGGACTATAATACTGTAGAGAGTTTAAACAAGCGTTTTGGCACTGAGTTGAGATGGTTTGTGCCTCTGGGTCTTTTAGAATGGATGCAGAAATGTGGCTGTGAAAATGTGATTGAACTGGACTGGTGGGAAGAGAACTGTGTCCCCGGTCATGACGCAGTTACTTTTGTCTTTACCCCATCTCAACACTGGTGCAAGAGGACTGCAACAGATGACAACAAGATTCTTTGGGGCAGCTGGTCTGTCTTGGGGCCCTGGAATAGGTTTTTCTTTGCAGGAGATACTGGTTACTGTGTTGCTTTTAAAGAGATAGGCAAAAGATTTGGACCTTTTGATCTTGCAGCTATTCCCATTGGAGCTTATGAACCAAG GTGGTTTATGAAATACCAGCATGTGAATCCTGAAGAAGCTGTAAGAATTCATATTGATGTTCAGTCAAAGAAGTCTGTAGCGATTCATTGGGGAACCTTTGCTTTAGCAAATGAG tATTACTTGGATCCTCCAGTTAAATTGAATGAAGCCCTTGAAAGATATGGCTTGAAACCTGAGGATTTCTTTGTCTTGCACCATGGAGAATCACGAGACTTGAATATAAATGATGATGGAtttgaataa
- the NAPEPLD gene encoding N-acyl-phosphatidylethanolamine-hydrolyzing phospholipase D isoform X3 → MDEKADEEQPSTACNQYPKEAVRKRQNSSRGSRGSDSSRTSRKSFRLDYRLEEDVTKSKRDKDGKFVNPWPTWKSPSLPNILKWALVEKNNSNIPSSKQELDKELPVLNPYFIPNPELVGKTGNGMRVTWLGHASVMVEMDGLVILTDPIFSQRASPAQFVGPKRFRGPPCTVDQLPKIDAVMISHTHYDHLDYNTVESLNKRFGTELRWFVPLGLLEWMQKCGCENVIELDWWEENCVPGHDAVTFVFTPSQHWCKRTATDDNKILWGSWSVLGPWNRFFFAGDTGYCVAFKEIGKRFGPFDLAAIPIGAYEPRWFMKYQHVNPEEAVRIHIDVQSKKSVAIHWGTFALANEYYLDPPVKLNEALERYGLKPEDFFVLHHGESRDLNINDDGFE, encoded by the exons ATGGATGAGAAGGCAGATGAAGAGCAACCTTCAACTGCATGTAACCAGTACCCTAAGGAGGCAGTAAGGAAACGACAAAATTCAAGTCGAGGTTCCAGAGGTAGTGACTCCTCCAGGACGTCCAGAAAAAGCTTCAGATTGGATTACCGATTAGAGGAAGATGTAACTAAATCAAAGAGAGATAAAGATGGAAAGTTTGTCAACCCTTGGCCAACATGGAAATCTCCATCCTTGCCAAATATTTTGAAATGGGCCCTTGTGGAAAAAAATAACAGCAACATCCCATCTTCAAAACAG GAACTTGATAAAGAGCTTCCTGTGTTAAACCCTTACTTCATTCCAAACCCTGAACTAGTTGGCAAGACTGGAAATGGCATGCGAGTCACATGGTTAGGACATGCCTCAGTTATGGTGGAAATGGATGGACTTGTAATTCTTACTGACCCCATCTTCAGCCAGCGGGCTTCCCCAGCACAGTTTGTGGGTCCAAAACGTTTCCGAGGACCTCCATGCACAGTAGATCAGCTCCCAAAAATAGATGCAGTAATGATCAGCCACACCCACTATGACCATTTGGACTATAATACTGTAGAGAGTTTAAACAAGCGTTTTGGCACTGAGTTGAGATGGTTTGTGCCTCTGGGTCTTTTAGAATGGATGCAGAAATGTGGCTGTGAAAATGTGATTGAACTGGACTGGTGGGAAGAGAACTGTGTCCCCGGTCATGACGCAGTTACTTTTGTCTTTACCCCATCTCAACACTGGTGCAAGAGGACTGCAACAGATGACAACAAGATTCTTTGGGGCAGCTGGTCTGTCTTGGGGCCCTGGAATAGGTTTTTCTTTGCAGGAGATACTGGTTACTGTGTTGCTTTTAAAGAGATAGGCAAAAGATTTGGACCTTTTGATCTTGCAGCTATTCCCATTGGAGCTTATGAACCAAG GTGGTTTATGAAATACCAGCATGTGAATCCTGAAGAAGCTGTAAGAATTCATATTGATGTTCAGTCAAAGAAGTCTGTAGCGATTCATTGGGGAACCTTTGCTTTAGCAAATGAG tATTACTTGGATCCTCCAGTTAAATTGAATGAAGCCCTTGAAAGATATGGCTTGAAACCTGAGGATTTCTTTGTCTTGCACCATGGAGAATCACGAGACTTGAATATAAATGATGATGGAtttgaataa